Proteins from one Plasmodium relictum strain SGS1 genome assembly, contig: PRELSG_00_v1_46, whole genome shotgun sequence genomic window:
- a CDS encoding fam-e protein produces MALLYNAGCSESEEDFTKCKVNTCLIRGSKFHTLHCVPTFEDVDVEYPSYDISKSILKNILKYESSYMSKVQKSKITILSNNKDDGILFLYDFYLRINHLGDLYTNNHAGTFLCRIKTVNQKITLCEVVSSNNMGKTLSFHSFDISNKKSEKSKIGLNSIQNPKHFDLRHKYKDVHISRDKCHYVTIGSSSEQICRYSICTKYDNDHFSCIDAKFNGKLFHVQNHSPHSKEDTDYIYLPNDCIKDNFVNNCTPYFCKIKSSDDLYQCEGIEMSVIKKIEPHSKELIRLEKHAATPHKEYSLSSTYIAASFLPFIVLFFFVGCYLYTIFRRNRRKHAKLVASCIRTS; encoded by the coding sequence atggcACTTCTATATAACGCAGGGTGCAGTGAATCTGAAGAAGACTTCACTAAGTGTAAGGTTAATACATGTTTGATACGAGGAAGTAAATTTCATACATTGCACTGTGTTCCTACATTTGAGGATGTTGATGTAGAATATCCTTCATATGATATTTCAAAGagcattttaaaaaatatacttaaatATGAATCTTCTTATATGTCTAAAGTACAAAAATCTAAAATAACTATTTTATCAAACAATAAGGATGATggtattttgtttttatatgatttttaTCTTCGTATTAATCATCTCGGAGACCTTTATACGAATAATCATGCCGGAACATTTTTATGCCGTATTAAAACGGTAAAccaaaaaataactttatgtGAAGTAGTGAGTTCAAATAACATGGGAAAGACTCTTTCATTTCATTCTTTTGatatttctaataaaaaaagcgaaaaaagtaaaattggTTTAAATAGTATACAAAATCCCAAGCACTTTGATTTAAgacataaatataaagatgTTCATATAAGTAGAGATAAATGCCATTATGTAACAATTGGAAGTAGTTCGGAACAAATTTGTAGATACTCTATATGCACAAAGTATGATAATGATCACTTCTCATGTATAGATGCAAAATTTAATGGAAAATTATTTCATGTACAAAATCATTCCCCACATAGTAAAGAAGATACAGACTATATATATCTCCCAAATGATTgtataaaagataatttcGTTAATAATTGTACTccttatttttgtaaaattaaaagttcAGATGATTTATATCAATGTGAAGGTATAGAAATGAGtgtcataaaaaaaatagaaccACAttcaaaagaattaataagATTAGAAAAACATGCAGCTACACCCCATAAAGAATATTCTCTTTCATCTACTTATATAGCAGCATCCTTTTTACCTTTCATAGTTTTGTTCTTTTTTGTGGGATGTTATTTGTATACAATTTTCAGAAGAAACAGAAGAAAA